The proteins below are encoded in one region of Myxococcales bacterium:
- the lgt gene encoding prolipoprotein diacylglyceryl transferase, with translation MPKFTWDVDPILAHLGPISLRWYSLLFVAVFLGGFWLLKWQVERGDGDEEDAGDFIVYGVLGVLIGSRLGHVMFYDLDKALRDPVWVLKIWEGGLASHGAVLGLIFAMYLFTKRRGISFLEGSDRFAFSAALGATLVRVGNWFNSEIVGKLTDQTWGVRLPRFDRVPDPPLRHPSQLYEVVLGLLVLGALYLWDKKLGKEQRPRGALISMFFLLYFPGRFVVEFFKEHQTHEPTPFMTMGQWLSIPGALLGAYGLHWAFKNKLPVGWVSRYDDEDDDDDDDEDEDEDEDEDEDDDDDDDDDAPAEGARAGKKAAKPAADDDDDDDDDDDDESVSSGARAKKAEPKKAEPKKAEPKKAEPKKAEPDDDDDDDDDDDNDDDDNDDDDDDDDDDKK, from the coding sequence TTCTGGCTGCTCAAGTGGCAGGTCGAGCGCGGCGACGGGGACGAGGAGGACGCGGGCGACTTCATCGTCTATGGCGTGCTCGGTGTCTTGATCGGGTCCCGCTTGGGACACGTCATGTTCTACGACCTGGACAAGGCGCTCCGAGATCCGGTCTGGGTGCTGAAGATCTGGGAGGGCGGGTTGGCCAGCCACGGCGCGGTGCTCGGGCTGATCTTCGCCATGTACCTGTTCACCAAGCGGCGCGGCATTTCGTTCCTCGAAGGCTCGGATCGCTTTGCGTTCTCCGCCGCCCTCGGAGCCACCCTGGTTCGCGTCGGCAACTGGTTCAACTCCGAGATCGTCGGCAAGCTCACGGATCAGACCTGGGGTGTGCGTCTGCCGCGCTTCGACCGTGTCCCGGACCCGCCGCTTCGCCATCCAAGCCAGCTCTACGAGGTGGTGCTGGGGCTCCTGGTGCTCGGCGCGCTCTACCTCTGGGACAAGAAGCTCGGCAAAGAGCAGCGCCCGCGGGGTGCGCTGATCTCCATGTTCTTCCTGCTCTACTTCCCGGGGCGCTTTGTGGTCGAGTTCTTCAAGGAGCACCAGACCCACGAACCCACGCCGTTCATGACGATGGGTCAGTGGCTGAGCATTCCGGGCGCGCTGCTCGGCGCGTACGGCCTGCACTGGGCGTTCAAGAACAAACTGCCGGTCGGTTGGGTGTCCCGGTACGACGACGAGGACGACGACGACGACGACGACGAGGACGAGGACGAGGACGAGGACGAGGACGAGGACGACGACGACGACGACGACGACGACGCGCCGGCCGAGGGTGCGCGGGCCGGGAAAAAGGCCGCAAAGCCCGCCGCGGACGACGACGATGACGACGACGACGACGACGATGACGAGTCAGTGAGCTCCGGTGCACGGGCCAAGAAGGCCGAGCCCAAGAAGGCCGAGCCCAAGAAGGCCGAGCCCAAGAAGGCCGAGCCCAAGAAGGCCGAGCCGGACGATGACGACGATGACGATGACGACGACGACAACGACGATGACGACAACGACGATGACGACGACGACGACGACGACGACAAGAAGTAG